In Anaerobacillus isosaccharinicus, one genomic interval encodes:
- the pheS gene encoding phenylalanine--tRNA ligase subunit alpha — protein MQERLRELEQEALNQIEAASTLKELQEIKVSYLGKKGPITEVLRGMGKLSEEERPVIGQLANDVRGAIASKLEEKVSNLEEIEVEKKLATESIDVTLPGRPAQVGSSHPLTAVVETIEDIFIGLGFEVAEGPEVETDYYNFEALNLPKDHPARDMQDSFYVTDDILLRTHTSPVQARTMEKFNGQGPVKIICPGKVFRRDDDDATHSHQFMQVEGLYIDENVRMSDLKGVLLEFAKKFFGPDQKIRLRPSFFPFTEPSVEVDLSCVICHGDGCRICKDTGWIEVLGAGMVHPRVLEMGGFDPQKYSGFAFGMGVERLAMLKYGIDDIRHFYLNDKRFLEQFKRA, from the coding sequence ATGCAAGAGCGTTTACGTGAGCTAGAGCAAGAAGCATTAAACCAAATTGAAGCAGCATCAACTTTAAAAGAATTGCAAGAGATTAAAGTTTCTTACTTAGGAAAGAAAGGTCCTATTACCGAAGTTTTAAGAGGTATGGGGAAACTTTCAGAAGAAGAGCGTCCTGTTATTGGTCAACTAGCGAATGATGTAAGAGGAGCAATTGCTAGTAAGCTTGAAGAAAAGGTTTCTAACCTAGAAGAAATCGAGGTAGAAAAGAAATTAGCGACTGAAAGTATCGATGTTACACTTCCAGGCCGACCTGCCCAAGTAGGTTCTAGTCACCCTCTAACAGCGGTAGTAGAAACAATCGAGGATATTTTTATTGGATTAGGATTTGAGGTAGCTGAAGGTCCTGAAGTAGAAACAGATTATTATAACTTTGAAGCACTAAACTTACCGAAAGATCACCCAGCACGCGATATGCAAGACTCTTTTTATGTTACGGATGATATTTTACTTCGTACACATACTTCACCTGTCCAAGCGAGAACAATGGAAAAGTTTAATGGACAAGGCCCTGTAAAAATCATTTGTCCAGGGAAAGTATTCCGTCGTGATGATGATGATGCGACGCATTCACATCAATTTATGCAAGTTGAAGGTCTTTACATTGATGAAAACGTTCGTATGAGTGATTTAAAAGGTGTCCTTTTAGAATTTGCAAAAAAATTCTTTGGTCCAGACCAAAAAATTCGCTTACGACCGAGTTTTTTCCCGTTCACTGAGCCATCTGTAGAAGTAGATCTATCTTGTGTTATCTGTCATGGGGATGGTTGTCGTATATGTAAAGACACTGGTTGGATTGAAGTATTAGGTGCTGGCATGGTTCATCCTCGTGTATTAGAAATGGGTGGCTTTGATCCACAAAAATACTCAGGATTTGCCTTTGGTATGGGTGTAGAACGTTTAGCAATGTTAAAGTACGGTATTGATGATATTCGTCATTTTTATTTAAACGATAAGCGTTTTTTAGAGCAGTTTAAACGAGCGTAA
- the pheT gene encoding phenylalanine--tRNA ligase subunit beta: MLVSFNWLKDYVQLSDITAVELAERLTRSGVAVDIVHQLNKGVSNVVVGHVVSREQHPDADKLSVCQVDVGEEELVQIVCGAKNVAQDQKVAVAKVGAVLPGNFKIKKAKLRGQASNGMICSLQELGVETKFVPKEVSEGIFVFPNDAEVGKDALDYLNLHDEVLELDLTPNRADCLNMIGVAYEVGAILSREVMIPIPKLPKCSDHVSNYIQIKVEAPEDNPLYRAMVIKDVKVATSPLWLQNRLIAAGIRPISNVVDITNYVLLEYGQPLHAFDYDRFGSKEVVVRRAIEGEEIVTLDDTTRKLSKDHLVITNGMEPVAVAGVMGGAKSEVQHDTTTILLEAAYFKGTTVRKASKDLGLRSDSSVRFEKGIDPNRVALAAERAAQLICELAGGTILEGCVEVNELDAKPLQVVITVDKINKSLGTELTDDVVALIFKRLQFLYSQKDDLFTVYVPTRRPDITIEADLIEEVARLYGYDHIPTTLPVGLTTAGALTPYQVRRRKVRRYLESAGLNQAITYSLTSSKKANSFTEDVGNVTPIRLAMPMSEDRSTLRTSLIPHVLDIIQYNHNRKLDDIAIYEVGSIFLTEEKEVTEQPREKEMVAGALTGTWHSHLWQGEKKKVDFFVAKGVLEGLFDSLGVTESIRYETAKKAGLHPGRTAVITLAGNEIGFVGQIHPSLQKELDINETFVFQVDLESLFSFVEKEVFYEEIPKYPSISRDIALVVDEKLQSQAVKDVIVENGGKLLKSVQLFDLYQGDKMEAGLKSLAFSLTYFDPSKTLTDEEVTKVHNQVLEGLQGKIGATLRA; the protein is encoded by the coding sequence GTGTTAGTATCTTTTAATTGGCTTAAAGATTATGTCCAGCTAAGTGACATCACCGCTGTAGAGTTGGCAGAGCGCTTAACAAGAAGCGGTGTTGCAGTTGATATTGTTCATCAATTAAATAAAGGGGTATCAAATGTTGTTGTAGGTCATGTTGTATCACGAGAACAACATCCAGACGCAGATAAATTAAGCGTATGTCAAGTTGATGTAGGTGAAGAAGAACTTGTTCAAATTGTTTGTGGAGCAAAAAACGTTGCCCAAGATCAAAAAGTAGCTGTTGCTAAGGTTGGTGCAGTATTACCTGGTAATTTTAAAATTAAAAAGGCGAAACTTCGTGGGCAAGCTTCAAATGGAATGATTTGTTCTCTTCAAGAGCTAGGTGTTGAAACAAAGTTTGTCCCAAAAGAAGTGTCTGAAGGAATTTTCGTATTTCCTAACGATGCAGAAGTAGGTAAGGATGCGCTAGACTATCTAAATCTTCATGATGAAGTGTTAGAGCTAGATTTAACTCCAAACCGGGCTGATTGTTTAAATATGATTGGTGTTGCTTATGAAGTTGGAGCTATTCTTAGTAGAGAAGTCATGATTCCAATTCCAAAACTACCAAAATGTTCTGATCATGTATCAAATTATATTCAAATAAAGGTGGAAGCTCCTGAAGATAATCCGTTATACCGTGCAATGGTCATTAAGGATGTTAAAGTGGCAACTTCTCCTTTATGGTTACAAAATCGATTAATTGCTGCAGGAATTCGTCCAATAAGCAATGTTGTCGATATAACGAACTATGTACTATTAGAGTACGGACAACCTCTTCATGCTTTTGACTATGACCGGTTTGGCTCTAAAGAAGTAGTAGTTAGAAGAGCTATAGAAGGAGAAGAAATTGTAACTTTAGATGATACAACACGGAAACTGTCCAAAGATCATCTTGTTATTACAAATGGTATGGAGCCTGTAGCTGTTGCTGGTGTCATGGGTGGAGCAAAATCGGAAGTCCAACATGATACGACGACAATTTTACTTGAAGCAGCGTATTTCAAAGGCACGACAGTTAGAAAAGCTTCAAAAGATTTAGGCTTACGTAGTGATTCAAGCGTTCGTTTTGAAAAAGGGATTGATCCAAATCGGGTTGCTTTAGCTGCAGAACGTGCTGCCCAACTTATTTGTGAGCTTGCAGGTGGAACTATACTTGAGGGTTGTGTCGAAGTAAATGAACTTGATGCTAAACCGCTTCAAGTAGTTATTACTGTTGACAAAATTAATAAATCTTTAGGAACTGAATTAACTGACGACGTTGTAGCGCTCATCTTTAAGCGACTACAATTCCTTTATTCACAAAAAGACGATTTATTTACTGTTTATGTTCCAACTCGTAGACCAGATATCACGATTGAAGCAGATTTAATTGAGGAAGTAGCAAGACTTTATGGTTATGACCATATTCCAACAACATTACCAGTAGGACTAACAACTGCTGGAGCATTAACACCATACCAAGTACGTCGTCGCAAGGTAAGACGTTATTTAGAAAGTGCTGGCTTAAACCAAGCAATTACGTATTCATTAACAAGCTCAAAGAAAGCAAATAGCTTTACTGAAGATGTTGGTAACGTTACGCCGATTCGTTTAGCAATGCCAATGAGTGAAGATCGTAGTACGCTTCGAACGAGCTTAATCCCACATGTACTTGATATTATTCAATATAACCATAATCGTAAACTCGACGATATTGCTATTTACGAAGTTGGTTCTATCTTCTTAACGGAAGAAAAAGAAGTAACTGAGCAACCACGGGAAAAGGAAATGGTAGCAGGTGCTCTTACTGGAACATGGCATAGCCATTTGTGGCAAGGTGAGAAGAAGAAAGTCGATTTCTTTGTAGCCAAAGGTGTTTTAGAAGGTTTATTTGATAGCTTAGGTGTAACCGAAAGCATTCGATATGAGACTGCTAAGAAGGCTGGTTTACATCCAGGGCGTACAGCGGTGATTACATTAGCTGGTAATGAAATTGGCTTTGTTGGTCAAATTCATCCTTCACTACAAAAAGAACTAGATATTAATGAGACATTTGTATTCCAAGTAGATTTAGAGTCATTATTCTCGTTTGTGGAAAAAGAGGTTTTCTACGAAGAAATTCCTAAGTATCCATCTATCTCAAGAGATATTGCTTTAGTAGTGGACGAAAAACTACAATCACAAGCTGTTAAGGATGTCATTGTTGAAAATGGTGGCAAATTATTAAAATCAGTTCAACTGTTTGACTTGTACCAAGGAGACAAAATGGAAGCTGGATTAAAATCTCTAGCGTTCTCATTGACATATTTTGATCCAAGCAAAACGCTTACAGATGAAGAAGTTACGAAAGTCCATAATCAAGTTTTAGAAGGCCTGCAAGGGAAAATTGGAGCAACACTGAGAGCGTAA
- the rnhC gene encoding ribonuclease HIII — MSQRVLILDSKVIEKMKVFYQDDLATKLPPGAIFSAKPLNCSVTAYKSGKVLFQGPNHAREALIWEEFAKTGSKPISGAKKEVKEKAGTNQTQFSHMSLMGSDEVGTGDYFGPITVVAAFVSKEDYVELTELGVKDSKGMKDEQICKIAKILIKKIPYSLLVLPNEKYNSLQAKGLNQGKIKAILHNHALLHLKKKLGTTPYDGILIDQFVERNIYYRYIADQKEKVQEDNMFFQTKAESLHLAVAAASIIARYAFVKEMDKLSTAAGFEIPKGAGNHVDQAAAKLIEKHGIDALPKFCKVHFANTEKAKKLLKL; from the coding sequence TTGTCACAGCGGGTATTGATTTTAGATAGTAAAGTTATCGAGAAAATGAAGGTGTTTTATCAGGATGATTTAGCTACTAAACTGCCGCCAGGGGCAATTTTTTCCGCTAAGCCTCTTAATTGTTCTGTAACTGCCTACAAGTCAGGTAAGGTATTATTCCAAGGACCAAATCATGCACGAGAAGCTTTAATTTGGGAAGAGTTCGCTAAAACAGGTAGCAAACCTATTAGTGGGGCGAAAAAAGAAGTCAAAGAAAAGGCAGGAACAAACCAAACTCAATTTTCACATATGTCATTAATGGGATCTGACGAGGTTGGCACTGGCGATTACTTTGGACCAATTACCGTTGTAGCAGCTTTTGTTTCCAAAGAAGATTACGTAGAACTAACGGAGCTTGGTGTCAAAGATTCAAAAGGAATGAAAGATGAGCAAATTTGTAAAATCGCAAAAATACTAATCAAAAAAATACCATATAGCTTGCTTGTCCTCCCAAATGAAAAATATAATTCGTTACAAGCAAAAGGTCTGAACCAGGGGAAAATAAAAGCAATTCTACATAACCATGCATTACTTCATTTAAAAAAGAAGCTCGGAACGACTCCATATGATGGAATTTTAATTGATCAGTTCGTTGAGCGAAATATTTATTATCGCTACATTGCCGATCAGAAAGAGAAAGTACAAGAAGATAATATGTTCTTTCAAACAAAAGCTGAATCACTTCATTTGGCCGTTGCTGCAGCATCGATTATTGCTCGTTACGCTTTTGTAAAAGAGATGGATAAGTTAAGTACTGCTGCTGGATTTGAAATTCCAAAAGGGGCAGGAAATCATGTTGATCAGGCTGCTGCAAAGCTTATCGAGAAACATGGTATTGATGCGTTACCTAAATTTTGCAAAGTACATTTTGCTAATACCGAAAAAGCAAAAAAACTCCTAAAGCTGTAA
- the zapA gene encoding cell division protein ZapA yields MGEDQGKRRTTVSISGQNYVISGKADVSHIHEVANFVDKKMKEMRKMNPYLDKSQLAVLTAVNISDEYLRLKKQVEQESKKKDGEI; encoded by the coding sequence GTGGGAGAAGATCAGGGTAAACGACGAACAACGGTATCAATAAGTGGTCAAAATTATGTTATCTCAGGAAAAGCAGATGTAAGTCACATCCATGAAGTAGCTAATTTTGTCGATAAGAAAATGAAGGAAATGCGAAAAATGAACCCTTACTTGGACAAGTCACAGCTTGCCGTTTTAACAGCAGTTAATATTAGTGATGAATATTTGCGCTTAAAAAAACAAGTGGAACAAGAAAGTAAAAAGAAAGATGGGGAAATTTAA
- a CDS encoding CvpA family protein: protein MLSLLLLILLITSFFVGFRRGFVLQLIHLTGFIVAFVVAYLYYAELAIHIRLWIPYPQFPADNPAFMLIEAFNFEHVYYSGIAFAILFFATKIAMQIIGSMFDFLAHLPILNFFNGWLGGILCFIETLLVLVVLLHITALLPIELVQDVLKESTLAKLVLDYTPILSNQLKELWIENRF, encoded by the coding sequence ATGCTTAGTTTATTGTTATTAATTCTTTTAATTACTAGTTTCTTTGTTGGATTTCGAAGAGGCTTCGTTTTACAATTAATTCATTTAACAGGCTTTATAGTTGCATTCGTAGTTGCTTACCTTTACTATGCTGAATTGGCAATACATATTCGTTTATGGATACCATATCCTCAGTTTCCTGCTGATAATCCTGCGTTTATGTTAATAGAAGCTTTTAACTTTGAACATGTTTATTACAGTGGAATTGCTTTTGCAATCTTATTTTTTGCAACGAAAATTGCAATGCAAATTATTGGGTCAATGTTTGATTTTTTAGCTCATTTGCCAATCTTAAACTTCTTTAATGGCTGGCTCGGTGGGATTCTTTGTTTTATTGAAACATTACTTGTATTAGTTGTTCTCTTGCATATAACTGCATTATTACCAATTGAGTTGGTCCAGGATGTATTAAAAGAATCTACTTTAGCAAAATTAGTTTTAGATTATACACCGATTTTATCAAATCAACTAAAGGAATTATGGATTGAAAATCGATTTTAA
- a CDS encoding endonuclease MutS2, with amino-acid sequence MLQQRVCRLLEYDKMKNQLLEHVSSSLGRRKVEDLEPMVEIDEIQHAQLSTFEGAKVIRLKGQAPLGGIRDIRASVKRAEIGAMLNEMELLDISSTIYGGRRFKKFIEEMVEDEIELPILAELVKSITPLTDLERDIKMCIDDHGHVLDSASPTLRTIRQQIKSHEASVRSKLESIIRSSNNQKMLSDSIITIRNDRYVIPVKQEYRNNFGGLIHDQSASGATLFIEPQSVVSINNQLREVRVKEKQEIEKILHELSASVAEVSDELIVNVSILAEVDFIFAKSLYAKEIKATQPKINDIGFINMKKTRHPLISHDEIVPIDIELGKTYNSIVITGPNTGGKTVTLKTTGLLTLMMQSGLHVPLDEGSEMSIFKSVFADIGDEQSIEQNLSTFSSHMVNIIDILEHVDHESLVLFDELGAGTDPTEGAALAIAILDDVYQRGARIVATTHYSELKAYAYNRPGAINASVEFDVETLSPTYRLLIGVPGRSNAFAISKRLGLNTDIIEKAKAQISTETNKVENMISSLETSQKQAEVEIEEAVKIREEAERLRKELTDKFAEFELEKEKLIEQAEKKALEAVETAKEEAEFIIEELRELQKQANIVKEHQLIDAKKRLDEAAPKLKEKKKKGVVKNINKELLPGDEVKVISFNQKGHIVDKISDKEFQVQMGIMKMKVAIDDLQLIDRPKPVEQKPMATVRGSSHHVKPELDLRGERFEDAMLRVEKYLDDALLAGYSRVSIIHGKGTGALRKGVLQLLKTHPHVKDSKMAGMSEGGLGNTIVEFK; translated from the coding sequence TTGTTACAACAGCGTGTGTGTCGTCTCCTAGAGTACGATAAAATGAAAAACCAGCTTTTAGAGCATGTGAGCTCTTCACTTGGTCGTAGAAAAGTAGAAGACCTTGAACCAATGGTAGAGATAGATGAAATTCAACATGCACAACTTTCAACATTTGAAGGAGCAAAAGTCATCCGTCTAAAAGGGCAAGCTCCTTTAGGTGGTATTAGGGATATTCGAGCAAGTGTGAAGCGTGCCGAAATCGGTGCAATGCTAAATGAGATGGAACTACTAGATATCTCTAGTACGATTTATGGTGGTCGCAGATTTAAAAAGTTTATTGAAGAAATGGTTGAAGATGAAATAGAGTTACCTATTTTGGCGGAGTTAGTCAAGTCGATTACTCCTTTAACAGATTTAGAGCGAGACATAAAGATGTGCATTGATGACCATGGACATGTTCTTGATTCTGCAAGTCCAACGCTTAGAACGATACGTCAACAAATCAAAAGTCATGAAGCGTCTGTCCGTTCAAAACTAGAAAGTATCATTCGTTCTTCAAATAATCAAAAAATGTTATCCGATTCAATTATTACGATTCGCAATGATCGTTACGTAATACCAGTTAAACAAGAGTACCGTAATAATTTCGGAGGCTTAATTCACGACCAGTCAGCATCAGGAGCAACTCTTTTTATAGAGCCACAATCAGTTGTATCCATTAATAATCAACTAAGAGAGGTTCGTGTTAAAGAAAAGCAAGAAATAGAGAAAATTCTACATGAGCTTTCCGCAAGTGTAGCTGAAGTAAGTGATGAACTTATTGTAAATGTCAGTATTCTCGCAGAAGTAGATTTTATTTTTGCAAAATCTTTATATGCAAAAGAAATTAAAGCGACTCAACCAAAAATCAACGATATTGGCTTTATTAATATGAAAAAAACGCGCCACCCCCTGATCTCTCATGATGAGATTGTGCCAATCGATATAGAATTAGGTAAAACGTATAACTCAATTGTCATTACAGGACCAAATACTGGTGGTAAAACCGTTACACTAAAAACAACGGGTTTACTTACATTAATGATGCAATCTGGCTTACATGTTCCTCTTGATGAAGGATCTGAAATGTCGATTTTTAAATCTGTTTTTGCGGATATTGGTGATGAACAATCAATTGAGCAAAACTTAAGTACATTCTCATCTCACATGGTTAATATTATTGATATTCTAGAACATGTAGATCACGAAAGTCTTGTTTTATTTGATGAGCTAGGTGCGGGGACAGATCCAACAGAAGGAGCAGCTTTAGCGATTGCGATTTTGGATGATGTCTATCAACGAGGCGCAAGAATTGTGGCAACTACCCATTACAGTGAGTTAAAGGCTTATGCGTACAATCGTCCCGGTGCCATTAACGCAAGTGTCGAGTTTGATGTTGAGACATTAAGTCCAACGTACCGATTACTTATTGGAGTTCCTGGTCGTAGTAATGCCTTTGCGATTTCAAAACGTCTTGGCTTAAATACAGACATTATTGAAAAAGCGAAAGCGCAAATCTCTACAGAAACAAATAAAGTTGAAAATATGATTTCTTCTCTTGAAACAAGTCAAAAACAAGCAGAGGTAGAAATTGAGGAAGCTGTAAAAATTCGTGAAGAAGCCGAGAGATTACGTAAAGAATTGACGGATAAATTTGCTGAATTTGAATTAGAAAAAGAAAAGCTTATAGAGCAGGCAGAGAAGAAAGCTTTAGAAGCAGTAGAAACAGCGAAAGAAGAAGCCGAATTTATAATTGAAGAACTAAGAGAACTCCAAAAACAAGCGAATATCGTGAAAGAACATCAATTAATTGATGCGAAAAAACGCTTAGATGAAGCAGCACCAAAATTAAAAGAAAAGAAGAAAAAAGGTGTTGTTAAAAATATTAATAAAGAGCTTTTACCAGGTGACGAGGTAAAGGTAATCAGCTTTAATCAAAAGGGTCATATCGTCGACAAAATCTCTGACAAGGAATTCCAAGTGCAGATGGGAATTATGAAGATGAAGGTGGCAATTGATGACCTTCAGTTGATCGATCGACCAAAACCAGTTGAACAAAAACCAATGGCAACTGTTCGTGGTTCATCTCATCATGTTAAACCTGAGTTAGATCTTAGAGGTGAGCGTTTTGAAGATGCAATGCTTCGTGTTGAAAAATATTTAGATGACGCATTACTCGCAGGCTATAGTCGAGTTTCGATTATACACGGAAAAGGAACAGGTGCACTACGAAAAGGGGTCTTGCAACTATTAAAAACACATCCACATGTGAAAGACTCGAAGATGGCAGGAATGAGTGAAGGCGGACTTGGTAATACAATTGTAGAATTTAAATAA
- a CDS encoding DUF350 domain-containing protein: MDRLFQIDFVHTAATYSVVVLATILFLAIFETVTKYNNWDEIKRGNISVALATGGKIFGVANIFRFSIQHNDSILTMLSWGAYGFTLLIFGYFIFEFLTPKFKVDEEIARDNRAVGFLSFIISVGLSFVIGAGIIK; this comes from the coding sequence ATGGACCGCTTGTTTCAAATTGACTTTGTTCATACGGCAGCAACCTACAGCGTTGTAGTCTTAGCTACAATTTTATTTTTAGCAATCTTTGAAACAGTAACAAAGTATAACAATTGGGATGAAATAAAAAGAGGGAATATCTCTGTAGCTTTAGCTACAGGAGGGAAAATCTTTGGTGTTGCTAATATTTTTAGGTTTTCGATCCAACACAATGATTCGATATTAACTATGCTATCGTGGGGAGCTTACGGTTTCACACTACTCATATTTGGGTATTTCATTTTTGAGTTTTTAACGCCTAAATTCAAAGTAGACGAGGAAATTGCAAGAGACAACCGTGCAGTAGGTTTTCTTTCATTCATCATTTCAGTTGGTCTTTCCTTCGTTATTGGCGCAGGGATTATAAAATGA
- a CDS encoding chromate transporter, whose amino-acid sequence MANQKKKLSISALLEILLVSTKLGLTSFGGPIAHLGYFHDEYVRRRKWVDEKSYADLVALCQFLPGPASSQVGIGIGVMRAGVIGGIVSFIGFTLPSIIALIIFALLLNNFGIGDTGWIQGLKIVAVVIVAHAILGMAKNLTPDLQRKTIALGAIVLTLLWQTAITQVAIILIAGFIGYLIYRKQTIDEKPNGVQFPISRRLGYLCLGLFFGLLIFLPLLREATTLNWVAMFDSFYRSGSLVFGGGHVVLPLLEREFVPTGWLSEEQFLAGYGAAQAVPGPLFTFAAYIGAVIGGWKGGLLATVAIFLPAFLLILGTLPFWDSLRQSSKVKGALMGINAAVVGILIAALYHPIWTSSILSTVDFAFAAILFSMLVFWKLPPWIIVLTGAIGGFVLTLF is encoded by the coding sequence ATGGCAAATCAAAAGAAAAAATTATCAATAAGTGCATTACTGGAAATCTTACTTGTTTCTACAAAATTAGGTTTAACGTCTTTCGGTGGTCCGATTGCCCATCTCGGCTATTTTCATGACGAATATGTTCGGAGACGAAAATGGGTGGATGAAAAAAGTTATGCAGATTTAGTGGCCTTATGTCAATTTTTACCTGGACCTGCAAGTAGTCAGGTTGGAATAGGGATTGGCGTAATGAGAGCTGGAGTTATAGGTGGAATTGTATCCTTTATTGGTTTTACACTTCCATCAATCATTGCACTAATTATCTTTGCCTTGCTGCTCAACAACTTTGGAATCGGTGACACTGGCTGGATACAAGGATTGAAGATCGTAGCAGTTGTTATTGTTGCCCATGCAATTTTAGGAATGGCCAAAAATTTAACCCCTGATCTACAAAGAAAAACGATTGCCTTAGGCGCTATTGTTTTAACCTTGTTGTGGCAAACAGCCATCACTCAAGTTGCCATCATCTTAATCGCAGGATTTATTGGCTATTTAATTTATAGAAAACAAACAATTGATGAAAAGCCTAATGGCGTTCAGTTCCCTATAAGTCGACGATTAGGGTATCTTTGTTTAGGCTTATTCTTTGGATTACTTATATTTCTTCCTCTGTTAAGAGAAGCAACAACTTTAAACTGGGTTGCCATGTTTGATAGTTTCTATCGTTCAGGTTCCCTTGTTTTTGGTGGAGGACATGTTGTTTTACCATTGCTTGAACGTGAATTTGTTCCGACGGGATGGTTGAGTGAAGAGCAATTTCTTGCTGGTTATGGTGCTGCTCAGGCAGTTCCTGGTCCTTTATTTACATTTGCTGCTTATATAGGAGCGGTGATTGGCGGGTGGAAAGGTGGATTACTAGCTACTGTGGCAATATTCTTACCAGCTTTTCTCCTCATCTTAGGAACCTTACCATTTTGGGATAGCTTACGCCAAAGTTCTAAAGTAAAAGGGGCTCTTATGGGAATTAATGCCGCAGTCGTCGGTATTTTGATCGCAGCTCTTTATCATCCAATTTGGACTAGTTCTATTTTATCCACAGTAGATTTTGCTTTTGCAGCAATTTTATTTAGTATGTTAGTATTTTGGAAACTACCTCCATGGATCATTGTTTTGACAGGTGCTATTGGTGGTTTTGTCTTAACGCTTTTTTAA
- a CDS encoding AMP-binding protein yields METTVSRPWFAHYPEEIPTTLDYEVRTLQSYLKEAAEKHPEKSAIHFIGKELTYKELYDSSLKLANQLQKLGVKKGDRVAIMLANTPQAVISYYGALFAGAIVVQTNPLYVEREIEHQLNDSGAEIMICLDLVYPRVANVFKKTNLKTVIVTGIKDYLPFPKNLIYPFIQKKRTGIKVNIQYNDRILNFVKVLEEGVAKEIDIDIDPKEDLALLQYTGGTTGPAKGVMLTHYNLVANTSQCVSWMYKLKKGEERILAALPFFHVYGMTVVMNLSIMYYSKMIILPKFDPLDVLKTIEKQKVTIFPGAPTMYIALLNHPKLKEFDLSSIDACLSGSAALPVEVQTKFEELSGGKLVEGYGLTETSPVAIANFLWGKRKPGSIGVPWPDTEATILSIETGESAAPNEIGEVMIKGPQVMKGYWKRPEDTQATFREDWFLTGDMGYMDEDGYFYIVDRKKDMIIAGGFNIYPREIEEVLYEHEKVQEACIVGVPDVYRGETVKAFIVPKDGQKLTEEELDQYCRKHLAAFKVPRLYEFREELPKTMIGKILRRVLVEEEKKKLEDQIIEK; encoded by the coding sequence ATGGAAACGACTGTTTCTCGTCCATGGTTCGCTCATTATCCAGAAGAAATACCTACGACTTTGGATTATGAAGTAAGAACACTTCAAAGTTATCTGAAAGAAGCGGCCGAAAAGCACCCAGAAAAAAGTGCGATTCACTTTATTGGTAAAGAACTTACGTACAAAGAACTTTATGATTCTTCCTTGAAGCTTGCGAACCAACTTCAGAAGCTCGGCGTGAAAAAGGGAGATAGAGTAGCAATTATGCTTGCCAATACACCGCAAGCAGTAATTAGCTATTATGGAGCTTTGTTTGCAGGGGCAATTGTTGTGCAAACGAATCCACTTTACGTGGAAAGAGAAATTGAACATCAATTAAATGATTCTGGAGCGGAGATTATGATTTGTTTGGATCTCGTTTATCCACGAGTCGCTAATGTTTTTAAGAAAACGAACCTCAAGACTGTTATTGTTACTGGAATTAAAGATTATTTACCGTTCCCAAAGAATTTAATTTACCCATTTATTCAAAAGAAACGTACGGGAATTAAAGTTAATATTCAATACAACGATCGGATATTAAATTTCGTAAAAGTTCTTGAGGAAGGTGTTGCTAAAGAAATTGATATTGACATCGATCCAAAAGAGGACTTGGCGTTACTACAATATACAGGGGGAACTACAGGACCAGCTAAAGGGGTTATGTTGACTCACTATAACTTAGTAGCCAATACAAGCCAATGTGTTTCCTGGATGTATAAGTTAAAAAAAGGTGAAGAACGAATTTTAGCGGCTTTACCGTTTTTCCATGTGTATGGAATGACTGTCGTTATGAACTTATCAATTATGTATTATTCAAAGATGATTATCTTACCAAAGTTCGACCCGCTAGATGTTTTAAAAACCATTGAAAAACAAAAGGTTACTATTTTTCCTGGGGCACCAACGATGTATATTGCCTTACTAAATCATCCAAAGTTAAAAGAGTTCGATTTATCATCAATTGATGCTTGTTTAAGTGGCTCTGCAGCCTTACCTGTAGAAGTTCAAACAAAGTTTGAAGAGTTGTCAGGAGGTAAGTTAGTAGAAGGTTATGGTTTAACTGAGACATCACCAGTTGCGATCGCCAATTTTTTATGGGGGAAAAGAAAGCCCGGTAGTATTGGTGTACCTTGGCCAGACACTGAAGCAACTATTCTTTCAATTGAAACAGGTGAGTCAGCTGCTCCAAATGAAATCGGGGAAGTCATGATCAAAGGTCCCCAAGTCATGAAGGGGTATTGGAAGCGTCCTGAAGATACACAAGCAACATTTAGAGAAGATTGGTTTTTAACTGGTGATATGGGTTATATGGATGAAGATGGCTATTTCTACATTGTTGATAGAAAGAAAGATATGATCATTGCTGGTGGTTTTAATATCTACCCGCGCGAAATAGAAGAAGTTTTATATGAGCATGAAAAGGTACAGGAAGCATGTATTGTTGGTGTTCCTGACGTTTATCGAGGAGAAACAGTAAAGGCATTTATTGTTCCTAAAGATGGCCAGAAACTGACAGAAGAAGAATTAGATCAGTATTGTCGTAAGCATTTAGCTGCTTTTAAAGTGCCAAGACTTTACGAGTTTCGTGAAGAACTTCCAAAAACAATGATAGGGAAGATATTACGCCGTGTCCTTGTGGAGGAAGAAAAGAAGAAACTTGAAGATCAAATTATAGAAAAATAA